A section of the Flavobacteriales bacterium genome encodes:
- a CDS encoding iron-containing alcohol dehydrogenase has translation MHLFRNFKSVTKTCYGRGSFGKLGEILEPHRNTGKGFMVFLVDHYFQDKTDFLARIPKQEGDELIFCSTKKEPSTEQIDGLRDDILGRRGLPAGVVGVGGGNVMDVAKALSLMFTNAGSSVQYQGLNLIKKPGIYHCGVPTISGTGAEVSMTAVLTGPVKKLGLKCDWTVFDQIVLDPDLIASVPTDQWFYTGMDTYIHSVEAITGTKKNTFAEAYSEKALDLCREVYLKRDRSDPKSDELLMVASYMGGLSLTYSEVGVCHALSYGLGKVLEMHHCFANCVAFNQLEDVYGEYVQEFKHMVKERGVNLAANLSKDWDEKTLDAMAEVAYNLPHMWDHAFGPDWQQVLDRERIKGWYRRM, from the coding sequence ATGCACCTCTTCCGGAATTTCAAGTCCGTCACCAAGACCTGCTACGGCCGCGGCAGCTTCGGCAAGCTGGGCGAGATCCTTGAGCCGCACCGCAACACGGGCAAGGGCTTCATGGTCTTCCTGGTGGACCACTACTTCCAGGACAAGACCGACTTCCTCGCCCGCATCCCGAAGCAGGAGGGCGACGAGCTCATCTTCTGCAGCACGAAGAAGGAGCCGAGCACCGAGCAGATCGATGGGCTGCGCGACGACATCCTTGGGCGCCGCGGCCTTCCTGCCGGTGTGGTGGGCGTCGGTGGCGGCAACGTGATGGACGTGGCCAAGGCGCTCTCGCTCATGTTCACCAACGCGGGCAGCAGCGTGCAGTACCAGGGCCTCAACCTGATCAAGAAGCCCGGCATCTACCATTGCGGCGTGCCCACCATCAGTGGCACCGGGGCGGAGGTGAGCATGACCGCCGTGCTCACCGGCCCCGTGAAGAAGCTCGGCCTCAAGTGCGACTGGACCGTCTTCGACCAGATCGTGCTAGACCCGGACCTCATCGCCTCCGTGCCCACCGACCAGTGGTTCTACACGGGCATGGACACCTACATCCACAGCGTGGAAGCCATCACCGGCACCAAGAAGAACACCTTCGCCGAGGCCTACAGCGAGAAGGCGCTCGACCTATGCCGCGAGGTGTACCTGAAGCGCGACCGCAGCGACCCCAAGAGCGACGAGCTGCTGATGGTGGCCAGCTACATGGGTGGCCTCAGCCTCACCTACAGCGAGGTGGGCGTGTGCCACGCGCTGAGCTACGGCCTGGGCAAGGTGCTGGAGATGCACCACTGCTTCGCGAACTGCGTGGCCTTCAACCAGCTGGAGGACGTGTATGGCGAATACGTGCAGGAGTTCAAGCACATGGTGAAGGAGCGCGGCGTGAACCTGGCCGCCAACCTCAGCAAGGACTGGGACGAGAAGACCCTCGACGCCATGGCCGAAGTGGCCTACAACCTGCCGCACATGTGGGACCACGCCTTCGGCCCGGACTGGCAGCAGGTGCTGGACCGCGAGCGGATCAAGGGGTGGTACAGGCGGATGTGA
- a CDS encoding GxxExxY protein, which yields MDTDRKGQDGYPLASETEEVIGCAMEVLNVLGHGLLEKPYENALVVEFRLRGIPFEQQPAFDVLYKNEQVGLYVPDLIVREAVVVDAKTIDRITDHELGQMLNYLRITGHRVGLILNFKRAKLEWKRVIL from the coding sequence ATGGACACAGATAGGAAAGGACAGGACGGTTATCCGCTCGCGAGCGAGACAGAGGAGGTCATTGGCTGTGCCATGGAGGTGCTGAACGTGCTGGGGCATGGCCTGCTCGAGAAGCCCTATGAGAACGCCTTGGTGGTGGAGTTCAGGCTGCGCGGCATCCCTTTCGAGCAACAGCCCGCCTTCGATGTGCTCTACAAGAACGAACAGGTCGGTTTGTATGTGCCGGACCTGATCGTGCGGGAGGCTGTGGTCGTGGATGCCAAGACCATCGACCGCATCACCGATCACGAGCTCGGCCAGATGCTCAACTACCTGCGCATCACCGGCCATCGCGTCGGACTGATCCTGAACTTCAAGCGCGCCAAGCTCGAATGGAAACGCGTCATTCTCTGA
- a CDS encoding prolipoprotein diacylglyceryl transferase, producing MAFLPIFGAAMHHLLHLVFELAAFAVGYAYFQRLRAGQGDPIPEPKRVWIIIGAAAGALLGSRVLGALEDPAKLAADGLALFIAFNNRTIVGGLLGGLVGVELTKKLIGVRTSSGDLFTYPLILGMMIGRVGCLLGGLEDNTYGTPTDLPWGIDLGDGVRRHPTNLYEILWLGALWMLLRGVERRWTLANGARFKLFMVGYLLFRLAVEAIKPQPIIALGLSTIQWACAAGLLYYFKVWLTPRSLVIQPQMNTDGHR from the coding sequence ATGGCGTTCCTCCCCATCTTCGGCGCGGCGATGCATCACCTGCTGCACCTGGTCTTCGAGCTGGCCGCCTTCGCGGTGGGCTACGCCTACTTCCAGCGGCTGCGCGCAGGGCAGGGCGATCCCATCCCCGAGCCGAAGCGCGTATGGATCATCATCGGTGCGGCGGCCGGGGCCCTGCTGGGCTCGCGGGTGCTGGGCGCGCTGGAGGATCCAGCCAAGCTCGCCGCCGATGGCTTGGCCCTCTTCATCGCATTCAATAACCGCACGATCGTGGGCGGACTGCTCGGCGGGCTGGTGGGGGTGGAGCTCACCAAGAAGCTGATCGGTGTCCGTACCAGCAGCGGCGACCTCTTCACCTACCCGCTGATCCTGGGCATGATGATCGGTCGCGTGGGCTGCCTGCTCGGTGGGCTGGAGGACAACACCTACGGCACGCCCACGGACCTGCCCTGGGGCATCGACCTTGGCGATGGCGTGCGCCGGCATCCCACCAACCTCTACGAGATCCTGTGGCTGGGTGCGCTTTGGATGCTGTTGCGCGGGGTTGAACGCCGGTGGACCCTCGCGAACGGTGCGCGTTTCAAGCTCTTCATGGTGGGCTACCTGCTCTTCCGCCTGGCCGTAGAGGCCATCAAGCCGCAGCCCATCATTGCCCTCGGCCTTTCAACCATCCAGTGGGCCTGCGCGGCCGGACTCCTGTATTACTTCAAGGTGTGGCTGACGCCACGGTCCTTGGTTATTCAACCACAGATGAACACGGATGGACACAGATAG
- a CDS encoding DegT/DnrJ/EryC1/StrS family aminotransferase — MPGTELFGEEEKKEVMDVLNTGVLFRFNHDAQREGHWKAKDFEAEVAKFCGAKYGLAVSSGSTAVSTMLAACGVGYGDEVIVPPFTYIATIEAVMLAGALPVFAEIDDTLCMSAEGIRAVIGPKTKAVLLVHMCGAAADLDGIMAVCKEHNVQLIEDSAQALGASYKGKMLGTFGRMGSFSYDFFKINTCGEGGVVITDDHQLWDTAQQFTDHGHDHIGNNRGMEQHPIMGTNFRIGEINAAIGLAQTRKLPYILAQQRTHKAIIKERLSKIPGLQFRRHTDEAGDSATFFHLLLPSEQVARATVKLFAEAGIPHGYWYDNMFHYIKQWDHVKNLSMPYKLVAHELGLPQDLKTLTFPKSDAVMSRLISFNIRVTWKAEELDAMVGKMEAAIVKAMESAYA; from the coding sequence ATGCCCGGCACGGAGCTTTTCGGAGAAGAGGAGAAGAAGGAAGTGATGGACGTCCTGAACACCGGCGTTCTGTTCCGCTTCAACCACGACGCCCAGCGCGAGGGCCATTGGAAGGCGAAGGACTTCGAGGCCGAGGTGGCGAAGTTCTGCGGGGCCAAGTACGGCCTGGCCGTGAGCAGTGGCAGCACCGCAGTGAGCACCATGCTCGCGGCCTGTGGCGTGGGCTACGGCGACGAGGTCATCGTGCCACCCTTCACCTACATCGCCACCATCGAAGCGGTGATGCTCGCCGGGGCCCTGCCCGTCTTCGCCGAGATCGACGACACGCTCTGCATGAGCGCCGAAGGCATCCGCGCCGTCATCGGTCCGAAGACCAAGGCCGTGCTGCTCGTGCACATGTGCGGCGCCGCGGCCGACCTGGACGGCATCATGGCCGTGTGCAAGGAGCACAACGTGCAGCTCATCGAGGATAGCGCGCAGGCCCTGGGCGCCAGCTACAAGGGGAAGATGCTCGGCACCTTCGGGCGCATGGGCAGCTTCAGCTACGACTTCTTCAAGATCAACACCTGCGGCGAAGGCGGCGTGGTGATCACCGACGACCACCAGCTGTGGGACACCGCCCAGCAGTTCACCGACCACGGCCACGACCACATCGGCAACAACCGGGGCATGGAGCAGCACCCCATCATGGGCACCAACTTCCGCATCGGCGAGATCAACGCCGCCATCGGCCTGGCCCAAACGCGGAAGCTGCCCTACATCCTCGCCCAGCAGCGCACCCACAAGGCCATCATCAAGGAGCGCCTGTCGAAGATCCCCGGCCTGCAGTTCCGCCGCCACACCGATGAGGCCGGCGACAGCGCCACCTTCTTCCACCTGCTGCTGCCCAGCGAGCAGGTCGCCCGCGCCACTGTGAAGCTGTTCGCCGAGGCCGGCATCCCCCACGGCTACTGGTACGACAACATGTTCCACTACATCAAGCAGTGGGACCACGTGAAGAACCTCAGCATGCCCTACAAGCTGGTGGCCCACGAGCTCGGCCTCCCGCAGGACCTCAAGACCCTGACCTTCCCCAAGAGCGATGCCGTCATGAGCCGCCTCATCAGCTTCAACATCCGCGTCACCTGGAAGGCGGAGGAGCTGGATGCGATGGTGGGGAAGATGGAAGCGGCGATCGTGAAGGCGATGGAGTCCGCCTACGCTTAG
- a CDS encoding VOC family protein, protein MQAEFILYVQDQQRSRDLYRLLLDREPVLDVPGMTEFDLGGCTLGLMPASGIARIITPALPHPDAGHGVPRCELYLRVDDLDAAIARAVQAGLTAVSPATDRDWGDRVAYFADPDGHVIALAAPF, encoded by the coding sequence ATGCAGGCCGAGTTCATCCTCTACGTGCAGGACCAGCAGCGCAGCCGCGACCTGTACCGGTTGTTGCTGGACCGTGAACCGGTGCTCGACGTGCCGGGCATGACCGAGTTCGACCTGGGCGGCTGCACGCTGGGCCTGATGCCTGCCAGCGGCATCGCCCGCATCATTACGCCCGCCCTGCCCCACCCCGATGCCGGGCATGGTGTGCCGCGTTGCGAGCTCTACCTGCGCGTGGATGACCTGGATGCGGCGATCGCGCGAGCGGTGCAGGCCGGTCTTACCGCGGTCTCCCCCGCCACCGACCGAGACTGGGGCGACCGGGTGGCCTACTTCGCCGACCCGGACGGCCATGTGATCGCGCTGGCGGCGCCATTTTAG
- a CDS encoding cation:proton antiporter yields MATEHVLILLGGLVVFSYIFDLFAKRARVPSVLLLLALGVALREISVGMGFPVLATEGLLPTLGTVGLILIVFDGALELEYSPERRGVILRALLASVAGLLLVGAAYTVLLHGLSGAPWRACLANAVPFSVISSAVAIPSAAGLPKARKEFIIYESSISDILGVVAFNLFATSGALDLEHFGGTLFDLLIVVVISLLSCAGLLWLLSRSTHNVRVFLILALLMMVYGLGKSFHLSSLIIILVFGLFMANLTQIPLAWLHRMADYPRAAADRELLHALTRESTFIVRTFFFVLFGYSISLATVLRGEVWIIVGALLGLLYASRAVVLAVSMGRVDPATLVLAPRGLITVLLFLSLPADLRITQVDLPLVVAMVLGTAVVMALVLPLVRMERKP; encoded by the coding sequence ATGGCCACCGAGCACGTCCTGATCCTGTTGGGGGGGCTGGTGGTCTTCTCCTACATCTTCGACCTCTTCGCCAAACGGGCCCGGGTGCCCTCGGTGCTGCTGTTGCTGGCGCTGGGGGTGGCGCTGCGCGAGATCTCGGTGGGCATGGGCTTCCCCGTGCTGGCCACCGAGGGCCTGCTGCCGACCCTCGGCACGGTGGGCCTGATCCTGATCGTGTTCGACGGCGCCCTGGAGCTGGAGTACAGCCCCGAGCGGCGCGGGGTGATCCTCCGGGCCCTGCTGGCATCGGTCGCGGGTTTGCTGCTGGTGGGGGCGGCCTACACCGTGCTGCTCCACGGGCTCAGCGGCGCGCCGTGGCGGGCCTGCCTGGCCAACGCGGTACCCTTCAGCGTCATCAGCAGCGCGGTCGCCATCCCCTCCGCCGCCGGCCTGCCCAAGGCCCGCAAGGAGTTCATCATCTACGAGTCCTCGATCAGCGACATCCTCGGGGTGGTGGCCTTCAACCTGTTCGCCACTTCCGGTGCGCTGGACCTGGAGCATTTCGGCGGCACCCTGTTCGACCTGCTCATCGTGGTGGTCATCAGCCTGCTGTCGTGCGCGGGCCTGCTCTGGCTGCTGTCGCGCTCCACCCACAACGTCCGCGTCTTCCTCATCCTGGCCTTGCTGATGATGGTGTACGGGCTGGGCAAGTCGTTCCACCTGTCCTCCCTGATCATCATTCTGGTCTTCGGCCTCTTCATGGCCAACCTCACCCAGATCCCCCTGGCGTGGCTGCACCGCATGGCCGACTATCCCCGGGCGGCGGCGGACCGGGAACTGCTGCATGCCCTCACCCGGGAGAGCACCTTCATCGTGCGCACCTTCTTCTTCGTGCTCTTCGGCTATTCCATCAGCCTGGCGACGGTGCTGCGCGGCGAAGTGTGGATCATCGTGGGGGCCTTGCTCGGGCTGCTGTACGCCTCGCGCGCCGTGGTGCTCGCCGTCAGCATGGGGCGGGTGGACCCGGCCACCCTGGTGCTGGCACCCCGCGGGTTGATCACCGTGCTGCTCTTCCTGTCCCTTCCGGCGGACCTGCGGATCACCCAGGTGGACCTGCCGCTCGTGGTGGCCATGGTGCTGGGCACCGCCGTGGTGATGGCGCTGGTGCTGCCCCTGGTCCGCATGGAACGGAAGCCCTGA
- a CDS encoding radical SAM protein — MPERPYTYYDFTLSLCPTCLKRIDAKVIFEDDRVYMLKRCPEHGAQKVLIATDVDYYKRCRHYLKPGEMVRTFNTKTHYGCPYDCGICPDHEQHGCLTLIEVTDRCNLECPICYASSGPMHGRHRTLEEVERMLDAAVRNEGEPDVVQLSGGEPTVHPQFFEILDAAKRRPIRHLMVNTNGIRIAKDKAFAERLATYMPDFELYLQFDSFKPEVLKRLRGEDLTAVRMKALEHLNELNLSTTLVVTVEKGVNDDEVGAIIDFALKQRCVRGVTFQPVQAAGRTEHYDPATDRITLTEVRQAILDQAPLFTPEDIVPVPCNPDALAMGYALKLGSEVFPLTRMIDPDDLLNNSRNTIVYEQDARLKEHMVKLFSTGTPSDKAHETLHRIMCCLPDIDAPELRYENLFRIIIMRFIDAYDFDVRAIKRSCVHIIDPRTMNAIPFETMNLFYREEAQRMRLAELQQAASTL, encoded by the coding sequence ATGCCTGAACGCCCCTACACCTACTACGACTTCACGCTGAGCCTGTGCCCGACGTGCCTGAAGCGCATCGACGCCAAGGTGATCTTCGAGGACGATCGCGTGTACATGCTGAAGCGCTGTCCCGAGCACGGGGCGCAGAAGGTGCTCATCGCCACCGATGTGGACTACTACAAGCGCTGCCGGCACTACCTGAAGCCCGGCGAGATGGTGCGCACCTTCAACACGAAGACCCATTACGGCTGTCCGTACGATTGCGGCATCTGCCCGGACCACGAGCAGCACGGCTGCCTCACGCTGATCGAGGTCACCGACCGCTGCAACCTGGAGTGCCCCATCTGCTACGCCAGCAGCGGGCCCATGCACGGCAGGCACCGCACGCTGGAGGAGGTGGAGCGCATGCTCGATGCCGCCGTACGCAACGAGGGTGAACCCGATGTGGTGCAGCTCAGCGGCGGCGAACCCACGGTGCATCCGCAGTTCTTCGAGATCCTCGATGCGGCCAAGCGCCGGCCCATCCGCCACCTGATGGTGAACACCAACGGCATCCGCATCGCCAAGGACAAGGCCTTCGCGGAGCGCCTCGCCACCTACATGCCGGACTTCGAGCTGTACCTGCAGTTCGACTCGTTCAAGCCCGAGGTGCTGAAGCGGCTGCGCGGGGAGGACCTCACCGCTGTGCGCATGAAGGCCCTGGAGCACCTGAACGAGCTCAACCTCAGCACCACGCTGGTGGTGACGGTGGAGAAGGGTGTGAACGACGACGAAGTGGGCGCCATCATCGACTTCGCCCTGAAGCAGCGCTGCGTGCGGGGCGTCACCTTCCAGCCGGTGCAGGCCGCAGGCAGGACCGAGCACTACGACCCCGCCACCGACCGCATCACGCTCACCGAGGTGCGGCAGGCCATCCTGGACCAGGCACCGCTGTTCACGCCGGAGGACATCGTGCCCGTGCCCTGCAACCCCGACGCGCTCGCCATGGGCTACGCGCTGAAGCTAGGCAGCGAGGTGTTCCCGCTCACGCGCATGATCGACCCGGACGACCTGCTGAACAACAGCCGCAACACCATCGTGTACGAGCAGGATGCCCGCCTGAAGGAGCACATGGTGAAGCTCTTCAGCACCGGCACACCCAGCGACAAGGCGCACGAGACGCTCCACCGGATCATGTGCTGCCTGCCCGACATCGACGCGCCGGAGCTGCGGTACGAGAACCTTTTCCGCATCATCATCATGCGCTTCATCGACGCCTACGACTTCGACGTGCGGGCCATCAAGCGCAGTTGCGTCCACATCATCGACCCGCGCACGATGAACGCGATCCCCTTCGAGACGATGAACCTGTTCTACCGGGAGGAGGCGCAACGGATGCGGTTGGCGGAACTGCAGCAAGCAGCATCTACCTTGTGA
- a CDS encoding SDR family oxidoreductase translates to MDLNGKVALITGAGSGIGEACALLFAKHGAKLVLTDVDSAGLERVATGVKAASAEAITVRNDVAVAAQCEAAVAAAVKAFGRLDVAVNNAGIGGPAAPTGEYPLDGWEKVIGVNLNGVFYGMRYQIPAMLKRGGGSIVNIASILGQVGFAYSSAYVAAKHGVVGLTKNAAMEYAAQGIRVNSVGPGFIKTPLLDKNLTQEQMAGIATLHPIGRLGRSEEVAELVLWLASDKASFVTGSYHAVDGGYLTR, encoded by the coding sequence ATGGACCTGAACGGCAAGGTGGCCCTGATCACGGGCGCGGGATCCGGCATCGGTGAAGCGTGCGCGCTGCTCTTCGCGAAGCACGGGGCGAAGCTGGTGTTGACGGATGTGGACAGCGCTGGACTGGAGCGGGTGGCCACAGGGGTGAAGGCCGCCAGTGCGGAAGCGATCACCGTGCGCAACGATGTGGCGGTGGCTGCGCAGTGCGAAGCCGCCGTGGCCGCTGCCGTGAAGGCCTTCGGTCGCCTGGATGTGGCGGTGAACAACGCGGGCATCGGCGGACCCGCCGCACCCACGGGGGAGTATCCGCTGGACGGGTGGGAGAAGGTGATCGGGGTGAACCTGAACGGCGTGTTCTACGGCATGCGCTACCAGATCCCGGCCATGCTGAAGCGCGGCGGCGGCAGCATCGTCAACATCGCTTCCATCCTGGGGCAGGTGGGCTTTGCCTACAGCAGCGCCTATGTGGCCGCCAAGCACGGTGTGGTGGGCCTCACCAAGAACGCCGCCATGGAGTATGCCGCCCAGGGTATCCGCGTGAACAGTGTGGGCCCGGGCTTCATCAAGACGCCGCTGCTGGACAAGAACCTCACCCAGGAGCAGATGGCCGGTATCGCCACGCTGCACCCCATCGGCCGGCTTGGCCGATCGGAGGAGGTGGCCGAACTGGTGCTCTGGCTCGCGAGCGACAAGGCCAGCTTCGTCACCGGCAGCTACCACGCCGTGGACGGCGGGTACCTGACGCGGTGA
- a CDS encoding T9SS type A sorting domain-containing protein, with protein MRHIYLFTIGTPFALTTPLVAQTITLYSNAFTSPNMAVTTAACGTDISQQAVNDLWAGTGGGTGGGGNWAQTFTVETLLINGPGNVYTDQAGIGGDYCIGLQTAQQNDKAALTLDSDGLPYVNLTMDISGIEVSGCGAPFGTAAPIFQVTVFDTPSGAFNINSPGMVLDDATLTGGPPSSDPFSFNWTTVGAALDVSASSNGTVTVLIDLQASGYAAFDNLDISADTSPLSISEDSPTSEAMIWLDANGARVGVRSMEPNATWMIRDVHGKTVSHGRSMSDGGLDVSQLPKGAYILSWSGDHGTGHGRFILP; from the coding sequence ATGCGTCACATCTACCTTTTCACCATTGGTACCCCGTTCGCTTTGACGACCCCGCTGGTCGCCCAGACCATCACGTTGTATTCGAACGCTTTCACGAGCCCGAACATGGCCGTGACCACCGCCGCGTGCGGTACGGACATCAGCCAGCAGGCAGTGAACGATCTTTGGGCCGGCACAGGTGGTGGGACAGGAGGCGGTGGCAATTGGGCACAGACCTTTACTGTTGAGACCTTGTTGATCAATGGTCCCGGTAATGTGTATACCGACCAGGCCGGCATCGGCGGTGATTACTGCATTGGGCTTCAGACGGCCCAACAGAATGACAAAGCGGCCTTGACACTGGACAGCGACGGTCTTCCCTATGTGAACCTGACAATGGACATTTCGGGCATCGAAGTCTCCGGTTGTGGTGCCCCGTTCGGAACGGCCGCTCCCATCTTCCAGGTGACCGTGTTCGACACGCCCTCGGGTGCGTTCAACATCAATTCGCCCGGTATGGTGTTGGATGATGCCACGCTGACCGGTGGCCCCCCTTCTTCGGATCCATTCTCCTTCAATTGGACCACCGTCGGTGCCGCTCTGGACGTTAGCGCCTCCTCCAATGGGACGGTCACCGTGCTGATCGACCTTCAAGCATCAGGGTATGCCGCTTTTGACAACCTCGACATAAGCGCGGACACCTCACCCCTGTCCATCAGTGAGGACAGCCCCACTTCAGAAGCCATGATCTGGCTGGATGCCAACGGCGCTCGGGTCGGGGTGAGGTCAATGGAGCCGAATGCCACCTGGATGATCCGGGACGTCCATGGGAAGACCGTCTCCCATGGCCGGTCCATGTCGGATGGCGGGCTGGATGTGAGCCAACTCCCAAAAGGCGCATACATCCTGAGCTGGTCGGGTGACCATGGCACGGGCCACGGACGGTTCATCTTGCCATGA
- a CDS encoding DHCW motif cupin fold protein, translated as MQIPFETIDWSQLPTTTVNGTTGTATMRTVQHQGLRIRMVEYSAGYLTDHWCQLGHLVFVLEGELINEHEDGTVNVLQAGMSYHVSDGLSSHRSRTNGPVKMLVVDGAFLG; from the coding sequence ATGCAGATCCCCTTCGAAACCATTGACTGGTCACAGCTGCCGACCACCACGGTGAACGGCACCACCGGCACGGCCACCATGCGCACCGTGCAGCACCAAGGGTTGCGTATTCGGATGGTGGAGTATTCAGCAGGCTACCTCACCGACCATTGGTGCCAGCTCGGACACCTGGTCTTCGTGCTGGAAGGCGAACTGATCAACGAGCACGAAGACGGGACGGTGAACGTGCTACAGGCCGGCATGTCCTATCACGTCAGCGACGGGCTCAGTTCGCACCGGTCGCGCACCAACGGCCCGGTGAAGATGCTTGTGGTGGATGGGGCGTTCTTGGGTTGA
- a CDS encoding DoxX family protein — translation MAFTAMVAILFLQSGLDKALDWKGNLAWLTGHFAKSPLKGTVPLLLPVITAIELSAGACAAIGLLQVGLHGDPTLGAWGCTLGALAITLLFFGQRVAKDYAGAASLVPYFLLCAGGMWVYTG, via the coding sequence ATGGCCTTCACCGCCATGGTGGCCATCCTCTTCCTGCAATCGGGGCTGGACAAGGCCCTGGACTGGAAAGGGAACCTGGCCTGGCTGACCGGCCACTTCGCGAAGTCGCCGCTGAAGGGCACGGTGCCGCTGCTGCTGCCGGTGATCACGGCCATTGAACTGTCGGCCGGGGCGTGCGCCGCGATCGGCCTGTTGCAGGTCGGCCTCCACGGCGACCCGACCCTGGGGGCCTGGGGGTGCACCTTGGGGGCGTTGGCGATCACCCTGCTCTTCTTCGGCCAGCGCGTGGCAAAGGACTACGCGGGGGCCGCGAGCCTGGTGCCCTACTTCCTGCTGTGCGCGGGTGGGATGTGGGTGTACACGGGGTGA
- a CDS encoding IS110 family transposase → MKHWIGIDVSKATLDVALLDERGTLTAETKVENTTRSVKTLLRRWTKEFAPVKGEYLVCLEPTGYYGHALLEVLVELEIPTWLAHPNDIKQSIGMTRGKSDRVDALRIADYARRFQDKSRLFTADQLKMNKLKQLLSKRQNYVMRKTMHQRQIKDMNKLMDKDLRGPFTRFDKAQIKALDKAIKELEGMIEDTINAEPELSKRFELLKSVEGVGLILGSHLRALTDGFTRFTSPRQLACHAGCAPFENRSGTSIRGRTRVSHNANHTLKALLHVSVVGLIRFPGEFRAYYDRKVAEGKHKMLVFNAMRNKLIHRVCAVIRKGVPYEIRTPLAHVIE, encoded by the coding sequence ATGAAACACTGGATCGGGATCGACGTGAGCAAGGCGACACTGGATGTGGCCCTGCTGGATGAACGCGGGACGCTGACCGCTGAGACCAAGGTGGAGAACACCACCAGAAGCGTGAAGACACTACTGCGTCGATGGACCAAGGAGTTCGCACCGGTCAAAGGAGAATACCTGGTGTGCCTGGAGCCCACGGGCTACTACGGCCATGCGCTGCTGGAAGTGTTGGTGGAATTGGAGATCCCCACCTGGCTTGCTCATCCCAACGACATCAAGCAGAGCATCGGAATGACCCGGGGAAAGAGCGACCGAGTGGATGCGCTCAGGATCGCCGACTACGCCCGGCGCTTCCAAGACAAGTCGCGGTTGTTCACGGCCGACCAGCTGAAGATGAACAAGCTCAAGCAGCTCCTGAGCAAGCGCCAGAACTACGTGATGCGCAAGACCATGCACCAGCGGCAGATCAAGGACATGAACAAGCTCATGGACAAGGACCTGCGCGGGCCGTTCACCCGGTTCGATAAGGCACAGATCAAAGCGCTGGACAAGGCGATCAAGGAACTGGAAGGCATGATCGAGGACACCATCAACGCGGAGCCCGAGTTGAGCAAGCGCTTCGAACTGCTGAAGTCCGTGGAAGGCGTTGGGCTCATTCTGGGCTCACATCTGCGGGCCCTCACCGACGGCTTCACGCGATTCACCTCACCGCGACAGCTAGCTTGCCATGCCGGATGCGCACCCTTCGAGAACAGGTCAGGCACCAGCATCAGAGGGCGCACCCGCGTATCGCACAATGCCAACCATACGCTCAAGGCCCTGCTGCATGTCTCGGTGGTCGGGCTCATCCGGTTCCCTGGTGAGTTCCGCGCCTACTACGACCGCAAAGTGGCCGAGGGCAAACACAAGATGCTTGTCTTCAACGCCATGCGCAACAAACTCATCCACCGCGTCTGTGCCGTGATCCGAAAGGGAGTGCCTTACGAGATACGAACACCCCTTGCACACGTCATAGAATAA